From Triticum aestivum cultivar Chinese Spring chromosome 4A, IWGSC CS RefSeq v2.1, whole genome shotgun sequence, a single genomic window includes:
- the LOC123086613 gene encoding uncharacterized protein (The sequence of the model RefSeq protein was modified relative to this genomic sequence to represent the inferred CDS: added 12 bases not found in genome assembly): MQQAQPKIPSWGRRRLRSPRPMTIAARASPFWTPRSPSPRTPSTTRQRWRRTRPRPACSTRSTLSPCLSSKLSLGHCLQFPPPDQAIMDSDDEVDNASRPPAAPCVQGIFKKLFIPQITYFTMELLIYAISINGQWRRCDTSQYFYRAFNLLYHDDEFSSYQATFPSTDVALTRHEQFLISPHEWHSWSHQI, encoded by the exons CAGCCGAAGATCCCCTCGTGGGGCCGGCGCCGGCTGAGAAGCCCGCGGCCCATGACGATAGCAGCGAGGGCCTCGCCATTCTGGACACCCCGCTCGCCTTCCCCAAGGACGCCGAGCACGACGAGGCAGAGGTGGCGGAGGACGAGGCCAAGGCCAGCGTGCAGCACAAG GTCGACCCTCAGCCCATGTCTATCGTCCAAACTTTCGTTGGGCCACTGCCTTCAGTTTCCACCTCCGGACCAGGCAATAATGGATTCAGATGATGAAGTTGATAATGCTTCCAGACCTCCTGCAGCTCCATGTGTCCAAG GAATCTTCAAAAAATTATTCATACCCCAGATCACCTACTTCACGATGGAACTGCTCATATATGCTATTTCCATTAATGGGCAATGGAGAAGATGTGACACATCACAATATTTTTATAGAGCTTTTAACCTTCTTTACCATGACGATGAATTTTCCAGTTATCAAGCCACATTTCCATCGACCGACGTGGCTCTGACCAGACACGAACAATTTCTAATCTCACCACATGAATGGCACTCTTGGTCTCATCAGATATAA